In the genome of Ptychodera flava strain L36383 unplaced genomic scaffold, AS_Pfla_20210202 Scaffold_50__1_contigs__length_938362_pilon, whole genome shotgun sequence, one region contains:
- the LOC139128346 gene encoding torsin-1A-like, with translation MHRSMSLTHNLDKCETRLNKSEGIFVTWANREQLSVSGYSLSRSLSVNRVETANSKPEMLPGNASLRPSFQRSQSVNAVRTPTVYSVNARMSYPGRSLTGSTSVKRHKQKKESGTSTDVCEEFHKSGNSVKDLSQEKQSHRCSRFICWLLFPVMVTLLLGTLNAAYNVDLQAKLQGRTRFIASEALNLSTTGLKENFQEMVFGQHIVTEALPQIITDYISSNADPNPLVLSFHGWIGTGKTFVTDLIMEQLFKKQNLVKCTHRFVSSYDFPLQDRHDQYSARLMQVINSTALNHCKVILIIFDEADAIPLGLIPTLVALFKDTAQGAGFGKGIYILESNLFGQEINRFLIHHVLQGKSLESVTASEITDFLHYTAVRQVDFQKPDMEGDDEFDSHRALLGHQQLESVIDYKIPFLPLTRDAVKQCVQRDLKQKRHEVTSSIVDQITEQLQFFPSNLRLFSVTGCKKVSPHVDLVVG, from the coding sequence ATGCACAGAAGCATGTCCTTGACTCACAACCTTGACAAGTGCGAGACCAGACTTAACAAAAGTGAAGGCATATTTGTCACTTGGGCAAACCGGGAGCAACTGTCTGTCAGTGGATACAGCCTGTCTCGTAGTCTCTCTGTCAACAGAGTTGAAACTGCAAACAGTAAGCCTGAGATGTTACCAGGGAATGCCTCATTGAGACCTAGCTTCCAGAGAAGCCAGTCTGTGAATGCTGTTCGAACTCCAACAGTTTATTCTGTGAATGCAAGAATGTCTTATCCAGGCCGTAGTCTCACAGGAAGTACATCTGTAAAAAgacataaacagaaaaaggagAGTGGAACGTCGACAGACGTTTGTGAAGAGTTCCACAAGTCTGGAAACTCTGTGAAAGATTTGTCTCAAGAGAAACAAAGTCACAGGTGTTCAAGATTCATTTGTTGGTTGCTCTTCCCTGTGATGGTAACCCTACTGCTTGGAACTCTCAACGCTGCGTACAATgttgatttacaagcaaaactCCAAGGAAGAACACGGTTTATAGCATCAGAAGCTTTGAATCTGAGTACCACCGGGCTGAAAGAGAATTTTCAGGAAATGGTGTTCGGTCAGCACATTGTTACAGAGGCTTTACCTCAGATCATCACGGACTATATTTCCTCTAATGCTGATCCAAATCCGCTGGTTCTGTCGTTTCATGGCTGGATTGGAACCGGTAAAACTTTTGTCACTGATCTCATTATGGAACAGCTCTTCAAGAAACAAAACCTTGTAAAGTGTACCCACAGGTTTGTTTCCTCCTATGATTTTCCTCTTCAAGACAGACATGATCAGTACAGTGCCAGGCTCATGCAAGTCATCAATTCAACTGCTCTCAACCATTGCAAAGTCATACTTATTATCTTTGACGAAGCTGATGCCATCCCATTAGGTTTAATTCCAACACTGGTGGCGCTGTTCAAGGACACAGCTCAAGGTGCAGGGTTTGGGAAGGGGATCTACATTCTAGAGAGCAACCTCTTTGGGCAAGAGATCAACAGATTCCTGATTCATCATGTACTGCAAGGGAAATCACTTGAGTCTGTGACAGCATCTGAGATAACTGACTTCCTCCACTACACTGCTGTCCGCCAAGTGGATTTCCAGAAGCCTGACATGGAGGGTGATGATGAATTTGACAGTCACAGGGCGCTTCTGGGTCACCAGCAACTAGAGTCTGTCATAGACTATAAGATACCTTTCCTACCTCTCACACGGGATGCTGTAAAGCAATGTGTCCAGCGGGACTTGAAGCAGAAACGCCATGAAGTCACTAGTTCCATTGTGGACCAAATCACTGAGCAGTTACAGTTTTTCCCTTCAAATTTAAGACTGTTCTCCGTCACTGGCTGTAAGAAGGTTTCACCTCATGTTGATCTTGTCGTCGGTTAA